CGGGAAACGATAAAGATTATCACTGAAATGGAAGAATGTCTTGTATCCAAGCTTAATGTGAAATTGGTTCAGAACGGTGTTCAGGTTTGGGCAATTGAAATTAAAACTCCCACATTGGAGGAGTTGTTCCTCGGGTTAACGGAAGGTGAAAAAATTGGCTAGCATGACCAACCTTATTCAAAATGAAACGATAAAAATGATCAAAAAGAAACGATTTCTGGTCGTGATTCTCATTTTACTTGCCTTAATCCCTATGTTTACTTATGCTCAGATGAAAGTCTCACAAAATGCGTTGGAACAGTTCGGAACGGATGATTGGAAAGCCCAGGAGAGGCAAAAAATTATTGACTATCAACGCAGCTTAAGTTCAGCCCGTGTACCTGAGGAATGGAAGCAATTCAGACAGGCTGCAATCAAAGTCTCTCAATATTACTTGGATCATGACATTAACCCGGCTTCCCCTAATGCAGTTACCTTTACCAGAGAGTTTGCCAAAAACGCGATCAGCTTGTTCATTCCTCTTATTGTGATGGTAGTGGCCGCAGATATTGTATCTTCGGAACATTCGGGCGGCACAATTAAATTGTTGTTGACAAGACCCGTCAAGCGATGGAAAATCCTAATGAGCAAGTTAATCACATTGATTCTCTTTGTATCGCTGATTGTTTTAGCTACAGGGGTATTAAGCTATCTCATTTCCGGATTTGTTTTTGGATACGGAGGCTGGAATTTGCCTGTCTTTATCGGCTTTCAGCCTACCGGTGCGGATGTGGACCTTAGCTCTGTGAGGGCAATCGCTCAATGGCAGTATCTCCTGATGGAACTTGGTCTTGTCTGGTTTGTCGCCTTAGTCGTGGGCATATTATCCCTAATGGTTTCCGTCTTATTCCGTTCTACTGCAACCGGAATGGGGGTTATGCTCGCGGCTCTGATTTCCGGTACCATTCTGACAAACATGGTATCTTCCTGGGAATCTGCCAAATACCTGTTTATGGTGAATCTGCGTTTAACTGACTATTTGAGCGGTACACTCCCGCCGATAAAAGGAATGACACTTGAATTTTCACTCACGATACTGGCCATTTGGGCGGCAGTCTCATTGGTCGTATCATTTACAGTTTTTACAAGAAAAGATATACTGAATTAACGTGACAAAACAGAAGGAGGCGCTTCGATGGCCGAGCAGCTAGACCTTTATGACAATCAAACGACTCTTTCATCCGATTATGATGCGGATGCGATTCAGGTGCTGGAGGGATTAACCGCGGTACGTAAACGTCCCGGGATGTATATCGGAAGTACGAGTTCATCCGGCCTGCATCATCTCGTTTGGGAGATTGTTGATAATGCGGTTGACGAACACCTCGCCAAGCACTGCTCCAAAATCGATGTGACGATCCATAAAGAAGGATCGATTACGGTATATGATAATGGTCGGGGAATTCCAACGGGAATGCACAAGATGGGAATACCGACTCCACAAGTGGTGTTTACGATTCTCCATGCCGGAGGAAAATTCGGGGGCGGGGGATACAAGAAATCCGGTGGTTTGCATGGTGTTGGAGCTTCCGTAACCAACGCCCTTTCCGAGTGGCTGGAAGTTGAAATTTTCCGGGACGGTCAAATTTACAAGCAGCGTTTCGAGTATTGGGTAGATGAAGCGGGTAAAGAACATGTGGGCGAACCGGTAACCAGTCTAGAGATTATAGGGAAAACCAGTAAATCAGGTACAAAAATTACCTTCAAGCCGGATGTTCGTGTTTTTAAAGGCGGTATACAGTTTAACTACGATACCTTGGCCGAACGTCTGCAGGAACTTGCTTTTTTGAACTCGGGACTTGAAATCTTCTTGAAGGATGAGCGGACTGGTAGTGAGGATCATTTTCTCTACTCTGGCGGGGCAAGTGAGTTTGTCCGTTTTTTAAATGAAGGCAAAGACGTGCTGCATGATGTAATTCATTTTGAAGCGGAAAAAGACGATATTGAAGTGGAAATAGCCATGCAGTATAACATTGGCTATACGGAAACGCTCGTTTCGTTCGTTAACTCGATTCCGACTCGGGGCGGGGGAACCCATGAAACCGGCTTTAAAACAGCTTTTACCAGGGTTATGAATGAGTATGCCCGGAAGAACAGTATTCTTAAGGAGAAGGATAAAAACCTGGAAGGAACGGATCTCCGCGAGGGACTCATGGCTGTCATCAACATCAAAATGAGCGATGTAGAGTTTGTTGGACAGACCAAGGACCAGTTAGGAAGCGCTACTGCGAGAAGTGCTGTGGACGCTGTTGTTTCGGAGAAAATGGCGGTTTTCCTGGAAGAAAACCCGCAGGTTGCCCAAATGATGCTGAAAAAAGCCGTCCAATCAGCCAAGGCACGCGAAGCTGCGAGAAAAGCCAGGGAAGAAGTACGCAGTGGAAAAAAGGGGCGCAGTGAAAGTTCCAACCTGAATGGAAAATTGACACCTGCCCAATCCAAGGATGTTACCCGCAATGAGCTGTTTATCGTAGAGGGGGACTCCGCAGGAGGATCAGCTAAGCAGGGCCGGGATTCTAAGTACCAAGCAATTCTTCCGCTTAAAGGTAAGCCGATGAATCCAGAAAAAGCCAAGCTTCTTGACATTTTAAAAAACGATGAATACAAGGCTATTATCTCCGCAATCGGGGCAGGAGTGGGATCGGAATTTGAATTGTCCGAGACCAACTATAACAAGATTATCATTATGACAGACGCAGATACCGATGGAGCACATATCCAAGTTTTGCTGCTGACTTTCTTCTACCGCTATATGAAGCCACTTGTAGATGCGGGAAAAGTGTATATTGCACAGCCTCCATTGTATAAAATATCGAAAAAAAGCGGCAAACGGACTTCCGTACATTACGCCTGGACAGATGAGGAACTTTCGAAGCTTACCCAGAAAGCTGGGAAAAATTTTGAGCTTCAAAGATATAAAGGTCTTGGAGAAATGAATCCGGAGCAGCTTTGGGAAACGACAATGAATCCGGGGACCCGCATTCTGCTTCAGGTACAGATTGAAGATGCGGCTAAGGCTGAGCGCCGGGTATCCACTCTGATGGGGGATAAGGTTGACCCGAGGAAACGTTGGATTATTGACAACGTTGATTTTACAGAATTTGAGGAATAAAAGTTTCTTGTGCAAAACTTGTATTTAAGAGTACGCTTTTACACTTAGAGGTGATACGAACGTGAGCATGATGGAGCAGTTTATGCCTGCTTTTTTAGAAGAAGTGGTTGGCGACCGGTTTGGTCGCTACTCCAAATATATTATTCAAGACCGCGCAATTCCGGATGTGAGAGACGGGCTAAAGCCCGTTCAGCGGCGGATCTTGTATGCGATGTATGATGCGGGTAATACCCCGGACAAGCCTTACCGGAAATCAGCAAAAACCGTAGGGGATGTAATGGGGAATTACCATCCGCACGGTGATGCCTCGATCTACGAGGGAATGGTGAGGATGGCCCAGCCATGGAAAATGGGCTATGTTCTTATAGATGGACACGGGAACTGGGGTTCGCAGGATGATGATCCGGCAGCAGCTATGAGGTATACGGAAGCAAGACTTTCGGAAATTGCCATGGAGCTTTTGCGGGATATCGAAAAGCGAACTGTGCTCTTTAAGGACAATTTCGATAATACGGCGAAGGAGCCGGTTGTGCTGCCTTCACGTTTTCCAAATCTGCTGGTTAATGGGGCCAGCGGTATTTCTTCCGGGTTTGCTACGGAAATTCCAACCCATAACCTTAGGGAAGTGATCGATGCCTGTGTGGCAATGATGGATCAGCCTGAGATGACCGTTGAGCAGTTGATGGGTATCATCAAAGGGCCGGATTTCCCTACTGGCGGCATCATCATGGGAGAAGAAGGGATTAAAGATGCCTACACCAGCGGAAAGGGCCGGATTTATGTCCGGGCCAAGACGTCCATCGAATCTGTCAGGGGTGGACGGCAGCAAATCATAGTGACAGAAATACCTTATCAGGTTGTGAAATCACGGCTCGTAACTGCCATCGAGAATATCCGTCTGGATAAAAAAGTCGAAGGCATTTCCGAAGTACGGGATGAAAGCGGCCGTGACGGCTTACGCATCGTTGTGGATTTAAAGAAAGATGCCGATGCTCAGGGAATCCTGGCCTATCTGTTAAAGAAGACCGATCTGCAAGTGACGTACAATTTCAACATGGTGGCTATTGTTAACAAAACACCGAAGCAGCTCGGCATCCGGGAAATGTTGCAAGCCTATATTGACCATCAGAAGGATGTGGTCATCCACCGGACCCAGTATGATCTCGAAAAGGCGGAAGACCGTGCCCACGTTCTGGAAGGTCTTGTTAAAGCACTTAATATTCTTGATGAGATTATTGAGACTATTAAAGCGTCCAAAAACCGTCAGGACGCCCAGAATAATCTGGTGGAGAAGTATGCCTTTACGGAGCGCCAAGCTGACGCTATTCTGACTTTGCAGTTGTACCGGCTGACGAATCTGGAGGTTACCTCTCTGGAAAAAGAACTGAATGATATCATGAAAAAAATTACCCACTTGTGTTCCATCCTGGAAAGCCCGAAAAAACTGGCAAATGTTATCAAGAAAGAAATGATTGAAATCCGTGATAAATACGGAATTGACCGCCGGTCCGAGATCCAGGGTGAGGTCGAAGAACTGAAAGTGAATCTGGAAGTTATGGTGACCCCTGAGGATGTATTGGTTACCCTCTCCCAGGACGGGTACATAAAACGGGTCAGTATATTATCGTATACCCGGTCAGGAGGGGAACTTCATACAACCGGATTGAAGGAAGGGGATTTTGTCCGTCATTTGTTAGAGGTTAACACGATCGACAGCTTACTGATCTTTACCAACCGCGGACAGTACTTCCTGCTTCCTGTTCATCAGATTCCGGAGTATAAATGGAAGGATAACGGAACGGCTATCGTCAATGTCATTCCTATGTCCAAAGAGGACAGGATTGTAAATGTTATTCCGGTCAAAAATTTTGAAGAGTCAGGCAAATCCCTTGTTTTTGTCACCAAAAAAGGACAAGTGAAGCGCACGGAACTCAAAGAGTATATGACGAAGCGGTCTACGGCTGTAGTGGCATGTAAAGTGGGTGACGGAGATGAAGTCATTCAAGTGGAGGTCAGTGAATCCAACAAAGATCTGCTTCTTGTGACCAAACAGGGAATGAGCATCCGTTTCCGGGAAGACGAAGTAAATCCGATGGGACGCGCAGCAGGAGGCGTGCGGGGCATTCAGCTCAAAGACGGAGATGAAGTCATCTCGGCAGAGTGGATCTTCGGGGATGAAGGCGAACTGCTTGTTATTTCCGACCGGGGGTACGCCAAGCGGACTCTTGTGTTTGATTACCCGCTTCAAGCCCGCGGAGGAAAAGGGATTCTTACCTTTGAATTCAAGGAAGGAAAAAGGGTTCGTTCAAACGGTACGGAGCTTATCGCTTCTTTCCTGGTAAAAATGGATTACGATATTACAGCTTATTTAAATAATGGAGAGCAGGTAATATTCTCAACTGAAAAGGCACCTTTAGATGATCGTAAAGCCACGGGGAAAGTAGTCATCCCGGTTGGAAGAACGGATTCCATTACGCATATCCAGCGCATGCCGGAATATGGAAAACCTGCTTCGTCGTAAACAGGCAGTTTTTAAAAGGCAAGGAGTATAATGTTCCTTCCCTTTTTTTTGTTCTTTTTAATTATTACCGTAAACTTAAATGAAGTCTCCGGTATTCACCCGGAGTTAATCCCTCATGCTCTAAAAAACGTTTATTGAAATAACTGATGTTTGAATAGCCACATTCCATCGAAACACGTTTAATTGGCCAGTCAGGCTTTTCCAGCAGCCATTGTTTAGCTAATTGGATACGGCATAACGTTATATAATTGGATGGGGTCATACTCATGGCTTTTTTGAACAGTCTGCAAAAATAATATGAGCTTACTCCTGCCCTCTGAGCCCAATCCTCCAGGATAAACGGGTGTACAGCCTCTGTTTGGAGATCAGGAAGGAGGGCATAAATCCGTTCCATAGGCTCGGTTCCTAGATTGGGCGTTAATGGGATAGCTTGGGAGACGAATACTGCCAGTACCTCATAAGTGTGCGCAGATAATTTGGCAGGACGAAGCCATCTGTACGCGTTTGCCTCTTCCATAAGCTCTTGGTGGACTTCTTCCAGTTGGGAAAGCTGTTTTAATGTCCATAGAGGAGTACGGTGAAATCCTTGTTCCGTCAGGAATTCCTTCAGCTTGTTCCCGTAAAAATGTACCCATCTTACATCCCATGGATCATCCTCACTGCTGTAGTAACGCTGGACCTGATTAGGAAAATACAGAAACCCGTCTCCCTCTTGCAGCATATACGTTTTTCCCTCGAATTCAAGATAACCTTTGCCTTTGGTGATAACATGAATACTGAAATCTTCCCGTTCTGTGGCGCTGCGTTTGACATTATGATCGCTTGCTGACAGATAGCAGCCTGCCGATTCCGGAAAACAAAAATAGGGAGATCCGGTTAAAGTGGGGAAGAACCATTGCATTCTCTTTATATTTTGCGTTCCGTTCATACTTAAGACCTCCAACCTCCATGACATCGGACCAATGCCCTTTGATCCCAGAACAAGAGAACAATTTTGTGTTAGAAATAACAATTTCACTTTATATATCTGGGGAAATCCTTCTTTTATAATAACAATATAGCTTTAGCAGGGAAAAGGATCTATAAAATCATATGTGGGGAAGAGGAGGGAAATTCTATGATTACCAATCAAGTACGCTGGGGCATTCTCGGAGGAGCGGGAATCGCGGTATCCAAGGTTATGCCCGCAATACAGCAATCTTCCACAGGAATGATTACGGCTATTGCCAGCCGGAATGAAGCAAAAGGACGTGCTATCGCTACACAATTCGGTTTGCCAAAGGCGTATGGCTGCTATGAGGATCTGCTTGGCGATCCGCAGATCGATGCGGTCTATGTTCCTTTGCCGAATCATTTGCATCAGGAATGGTCGATTCGTGCGTTGAACGCCGGAAAACATGTATTATGCGAAAAACCCGCTGCTCTGAATGCAAGGGAAGCGGCAAAAATGGCAGAAGTGGCCCAAAAGGCAGGGAAAGTGCTTTCCGAGGCTTTTATGTATCGCCATCATCCACGATATCAGTCTATAAAAGATATAATACGCTCAGGCAAGATTGGTGAAATCCGGGGACTGCGCGGGGCCTTCACCTTTAATAGTACCGGTGCTGAGGATAACGTCAGATTTCATCGGAACATGGGGGGCGGCTCTCTTTACGATGTGGGATGCTATCCCATTCATACCGCCCCTTTTTTTGCTGGAGCAGGAACCGGAAGCCGCAACGGTTCACGCGTTCTTTTCTCCGGATCATGATCACGTCGATATGATGGCTTCGGGATTGATTGAATTTCCTGGCGGTATCGGCCTGACCTTTGATTGCGGGATGTGGGCAGAGTACCGGAATACCTTTGAGATATTAGGGACGCAAGGCCGGATTGAGATTCCCTATGCTTATTCTTATGAAACGCCGGAGGAAGCCTACTTCCTTGTAAAGGTCAAAGGGGAGTTACATACTGTTGAATCAGAACCGGTCAATCATTATGTACTACAGATCGATGATTTTGGCACCGCTGTTTTGGAAGGAAAGGCTTGCCGTTTTTCTTTTGAAGACGCTGTGGCCAATATGCGGGTGCTGGATGCTTGTCTTCAATCTGCGGAGAAAAGAAGTCGGGTCATCCTATAAGGCTATATTACTTGAATAATAATAGTAAATGGAGGAGAGCATGAATGAAGCAGATTACTTTAGAAGGAATCCGTAAGCCGATTTTTCCGCTGATAATGGGATCTGATTTTTTTGATCCCGAACAGACAGGAATGGTCGCGGATCTGCTGGACGAATTTTTCGTCCTTGGCGGAAACATGATTGATACGGCCCATATTTACGTTGGAGGAAAGAGTGAACAGGCTATCGGACAGTGGATGCAAATGAGGGGAAACCGGCGGGATTTACTGATCCTGACTAAAGGAGGCCACCACGATAAGCATGGTCCCCGGGTAAATGCAGAGTGCATTGCCTTGGATCTTGCAGAAAGCTTAGAGCGGTTGCAGACGGATTACATTGATCTTTATATGCTGCACAGAGATGACAGTAACATTCCGGTATCTCATATCATGGATGCCGTACATGCCCATAAAGAAGCAGGACGGATTCATGCATTCGGCGTATCAAACTGGACTGGAAAACGAATTCAGGAGGCTAATGAATACGCATATAAGCATGACCTTACCCCAATAAGTGCCAGCAGCCCGAACCTGAGCCTGGCGAAGCCGAATGAACCCAGGTGGGAAGGATGTATTTCTGTAGATGAAAATGAATGGAAATGGTATGAGCAATCGGGCATGCCGCTTTTTTCGTGGTCTTCCCAAGCAAGCGGTTTCTTTAAGGACCGTTTCTCTCCGGAAAAAAGGGACAATGAGGAGATCGTCCGGGTCTATTATCATGACCGCAACTGGGAAAGAAAACGGAGGGCCGGGGAGTTGGCCAGGGGAAAAGGAGTGGAAACCGTACAGATTAGCCTGGCCTATGTACTGAACCAGCCGTTTCCAACCGCAGCTCTCATCGGACCTCGAACCAAAGAAGAAATGCGTTCCTGTTTTGATGCCCGCAAAATTGAACTGACTCCAGAGGAAATCCGCTGGCTGGATTTGTTAGACGAATGACGTAAATAGTTGGATTGATTCAGATAGCCGCTTTGCGCATAAAAGTACCGAACCTGAAGAGGGAGAGAACCATGGCTACTAAAGCAAAAGCCAGTAGGATAGAGACGTTCAGCCAGATATCCGGAAGATGGGCCCCGCGCAGGATAACGTCCTGGATCCCTTTTTGAGCCCAATATTGAGGTGTGCATTTGCCAATAATCTGCAGTACCGGCGGCATCATATCTGCCGGAAACCATAATCCCCCTACTACAGCACCTCCCATAGTAAGCAGCTGTGTGAAGGCCATGCCCATGTTCTCACTTTTTACGAATAAGGAAATCACAAGTCCGATTCCAGTTACACAGATGGATAAGGCCAAAATCAAACAGAAGATAGCAACAAGATCACCAAGATGAAGGTTATAAACGAAATGGCCGAAACCAAGCAGAACTGAGCTTTGGATCAGAACGACCAGCAGGTAGGGAAGCTACATGCCCAGCAAATAACTGCCGGACCGCATCGGGGTACTGCTCAAACGGGCAGTCATGCCGTTTTCCTTATCTTTGATAAATCGGCGTACCATAGAGATGATGACGAAGAATACAAACATTACCGTATATCCGGGTACAATTTGGCTGATGACATCGATACTGGATGTATTTTCTTTTTCTTCAGATATATGAAGGGGAGACAGCATAATCTGTTTAATCTCGGTTTCATTTTTACCCAAGGCAGCCAGGCTGCCGGAAATTTTGTTTTGTTTATAGGCCTCCGCCATATTTTGCAAAATTGCTTGTACAGGTGCAACCGCTGCATCTGCTGCCCCATCCCGGTAAAGAAGGAGTTCGGCCTGCTCTTTGCCAGATGTCAGCCGGGACTCAAATCCCTTAGGGAGTACGAGCAGGGCCGATAATTTGCCTTCTTTTATGGCCTGTACCTGTTCGTCCAGGGAACTGCTTTCTTTGTTTTCCAGCTGGATGCCTTTCATTTGCTCCAGGCTTTGTATAAACTGTCTGGATGCCTTTCATTTGCTCCAGGCTTTGTATAAACTGTCTGGAGGCAGTCGTCTGGTCTTGATCCATGTAGGGTATTTTCACAGCCTGGGTTTTCATGCTGGACATGGACCCGAATAGGACGATAAACAAAATAGGAAGGACAAGGAGCCAGAAGAAGGTTCCTTTTTCTTTGATCAGCAGTTTGATTTCTTTTTTCGCGATACTTATAAACATGGACAAATCACCTTTCCTTAGGAATCCCGGAGAGAAGTTCCTGTTAAAGTAAGAAAAACAGTTTCAAGAGAAGGCCGGACGATCTCCAGGCGCTGTACAGGTACGGATTGTTTCAGGCATAACTCACTTACTTCCCGGATCGTTGAGACGGTATTGTCCGTTTGGATAATCCATCCTGCCCCTGAACGGGAAGAAGGCTCTTTAAAAGATGAAACGGGAATGTCCAACTGCCCGGCGGATTCTATATAGACAGATTTGGTTCCGTATCTGGATAGAAGTGCTTGAAGGCTGCCTTCTGCGATAACATTCCCATGATCGATAATAGCCAACTGATCACAAAGGGTTTCTACTTCTTCCATGTAATGAGTTGAATAAATAACGGTAACACCATCCCGATTTAGCTGCCGGATCATTTCAAAAATGTGATTTCTGGATTGAGGATCAATGCCAACCGTAGGTTCGTCCAAAATCAGCAGTTTGGGTTGATGAAGCAAAGACGCAGCAATATTAATCCGGCGGGCCATTCCTCCCGAGAAGGTATGCACGGCATCCTTAGCCCTGTCTGATAGCCCCACTTGCTCCAGCACATCCTGAATCCGCTTTTTAAGGGAGAGTCCTTTCAATCCGAACATTTCGCCAAAAAAGAGCAGATTATCATAAGCGCTCAGTTTATCGTAGAGGGTTATATTTTGCGGGACATAGCCGATCATTTTACGGACTTCACTTGTTTGTTTGACTGCATCCCTTCCGAATACTTCAACCGTTCCTCTATCCGGTTTCAGGATACATGAAACGATTTTCATAGTAGTGGATTTTCCCGCTCCATTGGGTCCAAGGAGACCGTAGCAGCCGCCTGCCTGAACCTCGAACGAGATTTGTTTAACCGCCTGGTGCTGGCCGTAAGTTTTTTTTAACTGGTTAACCCGAAGTGCCGTTTTCATGGTGTGGTCCTCCTTATATTACAAACTTATATTACAAATCCAGCTTTCGATTCATTACGGATGTGGAAAGGGCAAGCAATATCCAGGCCAGCAAAATGGACCCTACAGCAAAGCCTGCCACTATGATTCCGCTTGTTCCGGAACTGTTGAATTTCTGAATCACATCCCCCCAAGGCTTGTCATTCTCACTTGTCAGATGTACCAGGAAAAACAGGGCATTACCGCTGATCCCATATACAATCCAAAGCAGAGGCACTACCGGTTTGAGACGGGAAAAGGTTATTACGCCTGTTAAGACTCCAAATGCGCTCATGAACGGAGCATAGATCAGCAGCAATAAAAAGCACTCTGCACTTAACTGGACAAAGTGAAACCAATCTTGAAGGGTTAAATCCTGAAACAGCATCGTGTAGAGATAAATAGCTTGGATTCCGGTCCAGGCAATCAGCAGAACAACAAGTATCCGGATTATTCCAGTGGTAAATTTGGCTGCCAGCAGAGTACTTCTTGAATAAGGTAAGGCCAGCCACCATCCTATCGTGCCGTTTTTCCATTCTTGTTTTAGAAGGATAAAACTCCTCATAAAGAACAGGTAGGGCAAAGCAAAGGTAGCATACATATACCCTTCTGGTCTAAGATCTATATTTGCATTCAAGTAAGTAAGAATAGCAATCAAAAGAAGGATGCCGATAAAACCATATACAAGCCGCCACTTTTTTGTACTTTTGAACAGGTTTTTTCTTGTTAATTCATCTTTGGTTAAAAAAAGCCATACTTTGGTGTCCATGATTCCCCTCCACATTTATCGGTACAACTGGCGGTAGACCGTTTCCATCGATCCCCGTTCCGCTCGAAGCTGTTCCACATCACTTTCCAGCAAGACATGACCTTCATCCATAAAGACTACATAATTAAAAAGGCTTTCGGACTCATGGATATCATGTGTGCTGAGCACTATGGTTTGCTCCTGGTCACTGATATTTTCAATAATTGCTGAAATGATCCGTTCTCTGGATAATAGGTCAATTCCGGAAAAAGGCTCATCAAGAATGATCAGGGGGACTTCACGGGCCAAGCAAATGCTGAGCATTAACCGGGCTTCCTGTCCCTTGGACATCCCCTTTGCCCTCATATCCATATCCAGCTTCATAAAATCAACCAATTCCTCCGCCCTGTTCCGGTTAAACCCCGAAAGCAGCTGTTCTGCCCAGTTTAGAGCCTGCTTCACGGTATGTTCCTCAAACCATCTGGCCCGGTCTGGAAGATAGGCAATTTGTTTGTTCGTCATCCATCCGGCTTGTCTGCCCAGCACATTCAAGCTCCCATTGTCAGGTTTGATAAAGCCGGCAGCCATGCGGAAAAAAGTAGATTTTCCGGCACCATTTGCTCCAAGGATTCCTATAACCTGGTTTGCAGGCAGGTGAAGGGAGAAATCGTGAAGGGCCGTTTTTTGGCCATATCTTTTATTGATTTGATTTGCTGTTATCGCATAATGATTCATGAGATCTCCTCCTTCCGTTGCTCAATGAAAGTGTGAATGTCCTCCAGGGTATAGCCGATATCAGTCATCTTCCTTACATACTCCCCGGTCGCTATTTCAGCCAGGTTATACTTGATTTGTTCAACTGTTTCGGCATTGCTCGTTATAAAGGTGCCTTGACCTCTTCGCGTTACGGTTAATTGATCGCGCTCCAATTCCTGATATGCTCTCATGACAGTATTTGGCGTGATTTTTAAAGCTTGGGCCATCTCTCGTACAGATGGAATTTTCTCACCCAATGCAATCTCTCCTTTGGCAATGGAACTTCTAATTTGGCTCAGTACCTGTTCATATAACGGCTTACTAAGATCAAGATTGAACCGCATCCCGCCGACATGAACTTCATTCAATGGAATCCCTCTCTCTGAAAATCATGTTATGGGTGTATTATATCACTTAATACACTTAATACAATAGGGAAGATAAAAAAATAAAAACCATATGAAAGTTTTTACCAAAATTAGGGTTATATAGCTTT
This Paenibacillus larvae subsp. larvae DNA region includes the following protein-coding sequences:
- a CDS encoding ABC transporter permease, translated to MASMTNLIQNETIKMIKKKRFLVVILILLALIPMFTYAQMKVSQNALEQFGTDDWKAQERQKIIDYQRSLSSARVPEEWKQFRQAAIKVSQYYLDHDINPASPNAVTFTREFAKNAISLFIPLIVMVVAADIVSSEHSGGTIKLLLTRPVKRWKILMSKLITLILFVSLIVLATGVLSYLISGFVFGYGGWNLPVFIGFQPTGADVDLSSVRAIAQWQYLLMELGLVWFVALVVGILSLMVSVLFRSTATGMGVMLAALISGTILTNMVSSWESAKYLFMVNLRLTDYLSGTLPPIKGMTLEFSLTILAIWAAVSLVVSFTVFTRKDILN
- a CDS encoding AraC family transcriptional regulator, whose protein sequence is MNGTQNIKRMQWFFPTLTGSPYFCFPESAGCYLSASDHNVKRSATEREDFSIHVITKGKGYLEFEGKTYMLQEGDGFLYFPNQVQRYYSSEDDPWDVRWVHFYGNKLKEFLTEQGFHRTPLWTLKQLSQLEEVHQELMEEANAYRWLRPAKLSAHTYEVLAVFVSQAIPLTPNLGTEPMERIYALLPDLQTEAVHPFILEDWAQRAGVSSYYFCRLFKKAMSMTPSNYITLCRIQLAKQWLLEKPDWPIKRVSMECGYSNISYFNKRFLEHEGLTPGEYRRLHLSLR
- a CDS encoding Gfo/Idh/MocA family oxidoreductase is translated as MWDAIPFIPPLFLLEQEPEAATVHAFFSPDHDHVDMMASGLIEFPGGIGLTFDCGMWAEYRNTFEILGTQGRIEIPYAYSYETPEEAYFLVKVKGELHTVESEPVNHYVLQIDDFGTAVLEGKACRFSFEDAVANMRVLDACLQSAEKRSRVIL
- the parE gene encoding DNA topoisomerase IV subunit B, which codes for MAEQLDLYDNQTTLSSDYDADAIQVLEGLTAVRKRPGMYIGSTSSSGLHHLVWEIVDNAVDEHLAKHCSKIDVTIHKEGSITVYDNGRGIPTGMHKMGIPTPQVVFTILHAGGKFGGGGYKKSGGLHGVGASVTNALSEWLEVEIFRDGQIYKQRFEYWVDEAGKEHVGEPVTSLEIIGKTSKSGTKITFKPDVRVFKGGIQFNYDTLAERLQELAFLNSGLEIFLKDERTGSEDHFLYSGGASEFVRFLNEGKDVLHDVIHFEAEKDDIEVEIAMQYNIGYTETLVSFVNSIPTRGGGTHETGFKTAFTRVMNEYARKNSILKEKDKNLEGTDLREGLMAVINIKMSDVEFVGQTKDQLGSATARSAVDAVVSEKMAVFLEENPQVAQMMLKKAVQSAKAREAARKAREEVRSGKKGRSESSNLNGKLTPAQSKDVTRNELFIVEGDSAGGSAKQGRDSKYQAILPLKGKPMNPEKAKLLDILKNDEYKAIISAIGAGVGSEFELSETNYNKIIIMTDADTDGAHIQVLLLTFFYRYMKPLVDAGKVYIAQPPLYKISKKSGKRTSVHYAWTDEELSKLTQKAGKNFELQRYKGLGEMNPEQLWETTMNPGTRILLQVQIEDAAKAERRVSTLMGDKVDPRKRWIIDNVDFTEFEE
- the gyrA gene encoding DNA gyrase subunit A, which translates into the protein MSMMEQFMPAFLEEVVGDRFGRYSKYIIQDRAIPDVRDGLKPVQRRILYAMYDAGNTPDKPYRKSAKTVGDVMGNYHPHGDASIYEGMVRMAQPWKMGYVLIDGHGNWGSQDDDPAAAMRYTEARLSEIAMELLRDIEKRTVLFKDNFDNTAKEPVVLPSRFPNLLVNGASGISSGFATEIPTHNLREVIDACVAMMDQPEMTVEQLMGIIKGPDFPTGGIIMGEEGIKDAYTSGKGRIYVRAKTSIESVRGGRQQIIVTEIPYQVVKSRLVTAIENIRLDKKVEGISEVRDESGRDGLRIVVDLKKDADAQGILAYLLKKTDLQVTYNFNMVAIVNKTPKQLGIREMLQAYIDHQKDVVIHRTQYDLEKAEDRAHVLEGLVKALNILDEIIETIKASKNRQDAQNNLVEKYAFTERQADAILTLQLYRLTNLEVTSLEKELNDIMKKITHLCSILESPKKLANVIKKEMIEIRDKYGIDRRSEIQGEVEELKVNLEVMVTPEDVLVTLSQDGYIKRVSILSYTRSGGELHTTGLKEGDFVRHLLEVNTIDSLLIFTNRGQYFLLPVHQIPEYKWKDNGTAIVNVIPMSKEDRIVNVIPVKNFEESGKSLVFVTKKGQVKRTELKEYMTKRSTAVVACKVGDGDEVIQVEVSESNKDLLLVTKQGMSIRFREDEVNPMGRAAGGVRGIQLKDGDEVISAEWIFGDEGELLVISDRGYAKRTLVFDYPLQARGGKGILTFEFKEGKRVRSNGTELIASFLVKMDYDITAYLNNGEQVIFSTEKAPLDDRKATGKVVIPVGRTDSITHIQRMPEYGKPASS
- a CDS encoding Gfo/Idh/MocA family protein, with the protein product MITNQVRWGILGGAGIAVSKVMPAIQQSSTGMITAIASRNEAKGRAIATQFGLPKAYGCYEDLLGDPQIDAVYVPLPNHLHQEWSIRALNAGKHVLCEKPAALNAREAAKMAEVAQKAGKVLSEAFMYRHHPRYQSIKDIIRSGKIGEIRGLRGAFTFNSTGAEDNVRFHRNMGGGSLYDVGCYPIHTAPFFAGAGTGSRNGSRVLFSGS